Proteins from a genomic interval of Gadus morhua chromosome 21, gadMor3.0, whole genome shotgun sequence:
- the LOC115534060 gene encoding reticulon-4-interacting protein 1 homolog, mitochondrial isoform X4: MASLRALSSTRVGTFFYRKAPSSTQVLASCSIWCRRNLYGSLRRHNSMSAWVIDQYGTNEVLRVSDEIMMPTINLASEVLIKVEAASLNPLDISMRGGYGATLLKLRRDPMSVMQNDTEFPLILGRDVSGVVVECGSQVTHFAPGDEVKVNSLMVWAAVPPWKQGSLAEYLTLTEYEVSHKPKSLSHTEAASVPYVATTALSALVNAAGLCSDNCSDKRVLITGGSGGVGTFSIQLLKAWGAHVTVTCAGNAEGLVRGLGADEVVDYTAGDVAAQLEATEKYDVVLDNVGGVDTERWALGLLRPWSGAKYVTLVSPLLHSTDAAGLVEGLGRSGCSLHSKALQNLLSRGVFYRWGFYAPDGPALDEVSALVDAGKLLPVVQACFPFSQVPQAFQRVEQGHARGKTVISVGGQRDPLSEQEEGCPVEDGGRHARAQTAHS; encoded by the exons ATGGCTTCTCTCAGAGCATTGTCGTCCACCAGGGTTGGCACTTTCTTCTACAGGAAAGCACCAAGCTCCACCCAAGTTTTAGCATCATGCAGTATTTGGTGCAGAAGAAATCTGTATGGGTCACTCAGAAGACATAACAGCATGTCTGCATGGGTTATTGACCAATACGGTACGAATGAGGTCCTAAGGGTTAGCGATGAAATCATGATGCCCACCATAAACCTAGCCAGCGAAGTGCTGATAAAAGTTGAAGCTGCCAGCCTCAACCCCCTTGACATCTCGATGAGGG GTGGTTATGGAGCTACACTGTTGAAGTTGAGACGTGACCCCATGTCTGTGATGCAGAATGACACCGAGTTCCCGCTGATCCTGGGCCGTGATGTTTCTGGTGTAGTGGTGGAATGCGGCTCCCAGGTCACACATTTTGCTCCAGGTGATGAGGTAAAGGTCAACAGCTTAATG GTGTGGGCAGCAGTACCTCCCTGGAAGCAGGGCAGTCTGGCCGAGTACCTGACCCTCACCGAGTACGAG GTCTCCCACAAACCAAAATCGCTGAGTCACACAGAAGCCGCCTCCGTCCCTTATGTCGCCACAACAGCTCTGTCTGCCCTGGTCAATGCCGCCGGCCTGTGCAGTGACAACTGCTCCGATAAAAG GGTTCTGATCACTGGAGGTTCTGGGGGCGTTGGGACCTTCTCCATCCAG CTCCTCAAGGCTTGGGGGGCCCATGTGACGGTGACCTGTGCTGGGAACGCAGAGGGGCTGGTGCGAGGCCTGGGAGCGGACGAGGTGGTGGACTACACCGCTGGGGACGTGGCTGCTCAGCTGGAGGCCACAGAGAA gtaCGACGTGGTCCTTGACAACGTGGGGGGCGTGGACACGGAGCGGTGGGCCCTGGGCCTGCTGAGGCCCTGGTCGGGGGCCAAGTACGTCACGCTGGTCAGCCCCCTCCTGCACAGCACCGACGCGGCGGGCCTGGTGGAGGGACTGGGGCGCTCCGGCTGCAGCCTGCACAGCAAGGCCCTGCAG AACCTGCTGTCCCGCGGCGTCTTCTACCGCTGGGGCTTCTACGCGCCAGACGGCCCCGCCCTGGATGAGGTCAGCGCGCTGGTGGACGCCGGGAAg CTGCTGCCGGTGGTGCAGGCGTGCTTCCCCTTCAGCCAGGTGCCGCAGGCCTTCCAGAGGGTGGAGCAGGGCCACGCCCGGGGCAAGACGGTCATCAGCGTGGGGGGCCAGCGGGACCCCCTGtctgagcaggaggagggctgCCCCGTGGAGGACGGGGGCCGCCACGCCCGCGCTCAGACGGCCCACTCTTAG
- the LOC115534060 gene encoding reticulon-4-interacting protein 1 homolog, mitochondrial isoform X5: MASLRALSSTRVGTFFYRKAPSSTQVLASCSIWCRRNLYGSLRRHNSMSAWVIDQYGTNEVLRVSDEIMMPTINLASEVLIKVEAASLNPLDISMRGGYGATLLKLRRDPMSVMQNDTEFPLILGRDVSGVVVECGSQVTHFAPGDEVWAAVPPWKQGSLAEYLTLTEYEVSHKPKSLSHTEAASVPYVATTALSALVNAAGLCSDNCSDKRVLITGGSGGVGTFSIQLLKAWGAHVTVTCAGNAEGLVRGLGADEVVDYTAGDVAAQLEATEKYDVVLDNVGGVDTERWALGLLRPWSGAKYVTLVSPLLHSTDAAGLVEGLGRSGCSLHSKALQNLLSRGVFYRWGFYAPDGPALDEVSALVDAGKLLPVVQACFPFSQVPQAFQRVEQGHARGKTVISVGGQRDPLSEQEEGCPVEDGGRHARAQTAHS; encoded by the exons ATGGCTTCTCTCAGAGCATTGTCGTCCACCAGGGTTGGCACTTTCTTCTACAGGAAAGCACCAAGCTCCACCCAAGTTTTAGCATCATGCAGTATTTGGTGCAGAAGAAATCTGTATGGGTCACTCAGAAGACATAACAGCATGTCTGCATGGGTTATTGACCAATACGGTACGAATGAGGTCCTAAGGGTTAGCGATGAAATCATGATGCCCACCATAAACCTAGCCAGCGAAGTGCTGATAAAAGTTGAAGCTGCCAGCCTCAACCCCCTTGACATCTCGATGAGGG GTGGTTATGGAGCTACACTGTTGAAGTTGAGACGTGACCCCATGTCTGTGATGCAGAATGACACCGAGTTCCCGCTGATCCTGGGCCGTGATGTTTCTGGTGTAGTGGTGGAATGCGGCTCCCAGGTCACACATTTTGCTCCAGGTGATGAG GTGTGGGCAGCAGTACCTCCCTGGAAGCAGGGCAGTCTGGCCGAGTACCTGACCCTCACCGAGTACGAG GTCTCCCACAAACCAAAATCGCTGAGTCACACAGAAGCCGCCTCCGTCCCTTATGTCGCCACAACAGCTCTGTCTGCCCTGGTCAATGCCGCCGGCCTGTGCAGTGACAACTGCTCCGATAAAAG GGTTCTGATCACTGGAGGTTCTGGGGGCGTTGGGACCTTCTCCATCCAG CTCCTCAAGGCTTGGGGGGCCCATGTGACGGTGACCTGTGCTGGGAACGCAGAGGGGCTGGTGCGAGGCCTGGGAGCGGACGAGGTGGTGGACTACACCGCTGGGGACGTGGCTGCTCAGCTGGAGGCCACAGAGAA gtaCGACGTGGTCCTTGACAACGTGGGGGGCGTGGACACGGAGCGGTGGGCCCTGGGCCTGCTGAGGCCCTGGTCGGGGGCCAAGTACGTCACGCTGGTCAGCCCCCTCCTGCACAGCACCGACGCGGCGGGCCTGGTGGAGGGACTGGGGCGCTCCGGCTGCAGCCTGCACAGCAAGGCCCTGCAG AACCTGCTGTCCCGCGGCGTCTTCTACCGCTGGGGCTTCTACGCGCCAGACGGCCCCGCCCTGGATGAGGTCAGCGCGCTGGTGGACGCCGGGAAg CTGCTGCCGGTGGTGCAGGCGTGCTTCCCCTTCAGCCAGGTGCCGCAGGCCTTCCAGAGGGTGGAGCAGGGCCACGCCCGGGGCAAGACGGTCATCAGCGTGGGGGGCCAGCGGGACCCCCTGtctgagcaggaggagggctgCCCCGTGGAGGACGGGGGCCGCCACGCCCGCGCTCAGACGGCCCACTCTTAG
- the LOC115534060 gene encoding reticulon-4-interacting protein 1 homolog, mitochondrial isoform X3 — translation MASLRALSSTRVGTFFYRKAPSSTQVLASCSIWCRRNLYGSLRRHNSMSAWVIDQYGTNEVLRVSDEIMMPTINLASEVLIKVEAASLNPLDISMRGGYGATLLKLRRDPMSVMQNDTEFPLILGRDVSGVVVECGSQVTHFAPGDEVSHKPKSLSHTEAASVPYVATTALSALVNAAGLCSDNCSDKRVLITGGSGGVGTFSIQLLKAWGAHVTVTCAGNAEGLVRGLGADEVVDYTAGDVAAQLEATEKYDVVLDNVGGVDTERWALGLLRPWSGAKYVTLVSPLLHSTDAAGLVEGLGRSGCSLHSKALQNLLSRGVFYRWGFYAPDGPALDEVSALVDAGKVSLHLCLSVSLCLFLSLSSPLSVSLSPLCLSVSPLSLPLLLPLPSYFQLLHVFLNCVFLFDGGSSLWPPAEKPRPLRCNAPPRPLPGPLTSPSACPEQVTVTWAPQSLRG, via the exons ATGGCTTCTCTCAGAGCATTGTCGTCCACCAGGGTTGGCACTTTCTTCTACAGGAAAGCACCAAGCTCCACCCAAGTTTTAGCATCATGCAGTATTTGGTGCAGAAGAAATCTGTATGGGTCACTCAGAAGACATAACAGCATGTCTGCATGGGTTATTGACCAATACGGTACGAATGAGGTCCTAAGGGTTAGCGATGAAATCATGATGCCCACCATAAACCTAGCCAGCGAAGTGCTGATAAAAGTTGAAGCTGCCAGCCTCAACCCCCTTGACATCTCGATGAGGG GTGGTTATGGAGCTACACTGTTGAAGTTGAGACGTGACCCCATGTCTGTGATGCAGAATGACACCGAGTTCCCGCTGATCCTGGGCCGTGATGTTTCTGGTGTAGTGGTGGAATGCGGCTCCCAGGTCACACATTTTGCTCCAGGTGATGAG GTCTCCCACAAACCAAAATCGCTGAGTCACACAGAAGCCGCCTCCGTCCCTTATGTCGCCACAACAGCTCTGTCTGCCCTGGTCAATGCCGCCGGCCTGTGCAGTGACAACTGCTCCGATAAAAG GGTTCTGATCACTGGAGGTTCTGGGGGCGTTGGGACCTTCTCCATCCAG CTCCTCAAGGCTTGGGGGGCCCATGTGACGGTGACCTGTGCTGGGAACGCAGAGGGGCTGGTGCGAGGCCTGGGAGCGGACGAGGTGGTGGACTACACCGCTGGGGACGTGGCTGCTCAGCTGGAGGCCACAGAGAA gtaCGACGTGGTCCTTGACAACGTGGGGGGCGTGGACACGGAGCGGTGGGCCCTGGGCCTGCTGAGGCCCTGGTCGGGGGCCAAGTACGTCACGCTGGTCAGCCCCCTCCTGCACAGCACCGACGCGGCGGGCCTGGTGGAGGGACTGGGGCGCTCCGGCTGCAGCCTGCACAGCAAGGCCCTGCAG AACCTGCTGTCCCGCGGCGTCTTCTACCGCTGGGGCTTCTACGCGCCAGACGGCCCCGCCCTGGATGAGGTCAGCGCGCTGGTGGACGCCGGGAAggtatctctccatctctgtctctccgtctccctctgtctctttctctctctctcttcccctctatctgtctctctgtctcccctctgtctctcggtctcccctctgtctctccctcttcttctccctctcccttcttacTTCCAACTCTTGCATGTATTCCTaaattgtgtgtttctgtttgatgGAGGTTCTTCTCTGTGGCCTCCAGCTGAGAAGCCGCGCCCCCTACGGTGTAATGCACCACCTCGTCCGCTCCCAGGTCCTCTCACCAGCCCCTCCGCGTGTCCAGAGCAGGTCACCGTCACATGGGCACCCCAGTCCTTGAGGGGCTAA
- the LOC115534060 gene encoding reticulon-4-interacting protein 1 homolog, mitochondrial isoform X2: protein MASLRALSSTRVGTFFYRKAPSSTQVLASCSIWCRRNLYGSLRRHNSMSAWVIDQYGTNEVLRVSDEIMMPTINLASEVLIKVEAASLNPLDISMRGGYGATLLKLRRDPMSVMQNDTEFPLILGRDVSGVVVECGSQVTHFAPGDEVWAAVPPWKQGSLAEYLTLTEYEVSHKPKSLSHTEAASVPYVATTALSALVNAAGLCSDNCSDKRVLITGGSGGVGTFSIQLLKAWGAHVTVTCAGNAEGLVRGLGADEVVDYTAGDVAAQLEATEKYDVVLDNVGGVDTERWALGLLRPWSGAKYVTLVSPLLHSTDAAGLVEGLGRSGCSLHSKALQNLLSRGVFYRWGFYAPDGPALDEVSALVDAGKVSLHLCLSVSLCLFLSLSSPLSVSLSPLCLSVSPLSLPLLLPLPSYFQLLHVFLNCVFLFDGGSSLWPPAEKPRPLRCNAPPRPLPGPLTSPSACPEQVTVTWAPQSLRG, encoded by the exons ATGGCTTCTCTCAGAGCATTGTCGTCCACCAGGGTTGGCACTTTCTTCTACAGGAAAGCACCAAGCTCCACCCAAGTTTTAGCATCATGCAGTATTTGGTGCAGAAGAAATCTGTATGGGTCACTCAGAAGACATAACAGCATGTCTGCATGGGTTATTGACCAATACGGTACGAATGAGGTCCTAAGGGTTAGCGATGAAATCATGATGCCCACCATAAACCTAGCCAGCGAAGTGCTGATAAAAGTTGAAGCTGCCAGCCTCAACCCCCTTGACATCTCGATGAGGG GTGGTTATGGAGCTACACTGTTGAAGTTGAGACGTGACCCCATGTCTGTGATGCAGAATGACACCGAGTTCCCGCTGATCCTGGGCCGTGATGTTTCTGGTGTAGTGGTGGAATGCGGCTCCCAGGTCACACATTTTGCTCCAGGTGATGAG GTGTGGGCAGCAGTACCTCCCTGGAAGCAGGGCAGTCTGGCCGAGTACCTGACCCTCACCGAGTACGAG GTCTCCCACAAACCAAAATCGCTGAGTCACACAGAAGCCGCCTCCGTCCCTTATGTCGCCACAACAGCTCTGTCTGCCCTGGTCAATGCCGCCGGCCTGTGCAGTGACAACTGCTCCGATAAAAG GGTTCTGATCACTGGAGGTTCTGGGGGCGTTGGGACCTTCTCCATCCAG CTCCTCAAGGCTTGGGGGGCCCATGTGACGGTGACCTGTGCTGGGAACGCAGAGGGGCTGGTGCGAGGCCTGGGAGCGGACGAGGTGGTGGACTACACCGCTGGGGACGTGGCTGCTCAGCTGGAGGCCACAGAGAA gtaCGACGTGGTCCTTGACAACGTGGGGGGCGTGGACACGGAGCGGTGGGCCCTGGGCCTGCTGAGGCCCTGGTCGGGGGCCAAGTACGTCACGCTGGTCAGCCCCCTCCTGCACAGCACCGACGCGGCGGGCCTGGTGGAGGGACTGGGGCGCTCCGGCTGCAGCCTGCACAGCAAGGCCCTGCAG AACCTGCTGTCCCGCGGCGTCTTCTACCGCTGGGGCTTCTACGCGCCAGACGGCCCCGCCCTGGATGAGGTCAGCGCGCTGGTGGACGCCGGGAAggtatctctccatctctgtctctccgtctccctctgtctctttctctctctctcttcccctctatctgtctctctgtctcccctctgtctctcggtctcccctctgtctctccctcttcttctccctctcccttcttacTTCCAACTCTTGCATGTATTCCTaaattgtgtgtttctgtttgatgGAGGTTCTTCTCTGTGGCCTCCAGCTGAGAAGCCGCGCCCCCTACGGTGTAATGCACCACCTCGTCCGCTCCCAGGTCCTCTCACCAGCCCCTCCGCGTGTCCAGAGCAGGTCACCGTCACATGGGCACCCCAGTCCTTGAGGGGCTAA
- the LOC115534060 gene encoding reticulon-4-interacting protein 1 homolog, mitochondrial isoform X1, with translation MASLRALSSTRVGTFFYRKAPSSTQVLASCSIWCRRNLYGSLRRHNSMSAWVIDQYGTNEVLRVSDEIMMPTINLASEVLIKVEAASLNPLDISMRGGYGATLLKLRRDPMSVMQNDTEFPLILGRDVSGVVVECGSQVTHFAPGDEVKVNSLMVWAAVPPWKQGSLAEYLTLTEYEVSHKPKSLSHTEAASVPYVATTALSALVNAAGLCSDNCSDKRVLITGGSGGVGTFSIQLLKAWGAHVTVTCAGNAEGLVRGLGADEVVDYTAGDVAAQLEATEKYDVVLDNVGGVDTERWALGLLRPWSGAKYVTLVSPLLHSTDAAGLVEGLGRSGCSLHSKALQNLLSRGVFYRWGFYAPDGPALDEVSALVDAGKVSLHLCLSVSLCLFLSLSSPLSVSLSPLCLSVSPLSLPLLLPLPSYFQLLHVFLNCVFLFDGGSSLWPPAEKPRPLRCNAPPRPLPGPLTSPSACPEQVTVTWAPQSLRG, from the exons ATGGCTTCTCTCAGAGCATTGTCGTCCACCAGGGTTGGCACTTTCTTCTACAGGAAAGCACCAAGCTCCACCCAAGTTTTAGCATCATGCAGTATTTGGTGCAGAAGAAATCTGTATGGGTCACTCAGAAGACATAACAGCATGTCTGCATGGGTTATTGACCAATACGGTACGAATGAGGTCCTAAGGGTTAGCGATGAAATCATGATGCCCACCATAAACCTAGCCAGCGAAGTGCTGATAAAAGTTGAAGCTGCCAGCCTCAACCCCCTTGACATCTCGATGAGGG GTGGTTATGGAGCTACACTGTTGAAGTTGAGACGTGACCCCATGTCTGTGATGCAGAATGACACCGAGTTCCCGCTGATCCTGGGCCGTGATGTTTCTGGTGTAGTGGTGGAATGCGGCTCCCAGGTCACACATTTTGCTCCAGGTGATGAGGTAAAGGTCAACAGCTTAATG GTGTGGGCAGCAGTACCTCCCTGGAAGCAGGGCAGTCTGGCCGAGTACCTGACCCTCACCGAGTACGAG GTCTCCCACAAACCAAAATCGCTGAGTCACACAGAAGCCGCCTCCGTCCCTTATGTCGCCACAACAGCTCTGTCTGCCCTGGTCAATGCCGCCGGCCTGTGCAGTGACAACTGCTCCGATAAAAG GGTTCTGATCACTGGAGGTTCTGGGGGCGTTGGGACCTTCTCCATCCAG CTCCTCAAGGCTTGGGGGGCCCATGTGACGGTGACCTGTGCTGGGAACGCAGAGGGGCTGGTGCGAGGCCTGGGAGCGGACGAGGTGGTGGACTACACCGCTGGGGACGTGGCTGCTCAGCTGGAGGCCACAGAGAA gtaCGACGTGGTCCTTGACAACGTGGGGGGCGTGGACACGGAGCGGTGGGCCCTGGGCCTGCTGAGGCCCTGGTCGGGGGCCAAGTACGTCACGCTGGTCAGCCCCCTCCTGCACAGCACCGACGCGGCGGGCCTGGTGGAGGGACTGGGGCGCTCCGGCTGCAGCCTGCACAGCAAGGCCCTGCAG AACCTGCTGTCCCGCGGCGTCTTCTACCGCTGGGGCTTCTACGCGCCAGACGGCCCCGCCCTGGATGAGGTCAGCGCGCTGGTGGACGCCGGGAAggtatctctccatctctgtctctccgtctccctctgtctctttctctctctctcttcccctctatctgtctctctgtctcccctctgtctctcggtctcccctctgtctctccctcttcttctccctctcccttcttacTTCCAACTCTTGCATGTATTCCTaaattgtgtgtttctgtttgatgGAGGTTCTTCTCTGTGGCCTCCAGCTGAGAAGCCGCGCCCCCTACGGTGTAATGCACCACCTCGTCCGCTCCCAGGTCCTCTCACCAGCCCCTCCGCGTGTCCAGAGCAGGTCACCGTCACATGGGCACCCCAGTCCTTGAGGGGCTAA